A genomic window from Agrobacterium larrymoorei includes:
- the pepN gene encoding aminopeptidase N: MRTDTGQIVQLADYRPTDFVLERVDLTFELDPQNTKVEARLIFHRREGADKASPLILDGDELTLSSLLLDQIEIPKTQYDVTPERLTIRDLPEEAPFEICVTNYINPESNTQLMGLYRTNGVYCTQCEAEGFRRITYFPDRPDVLAPYTITIIAAKEGNPLLLSNGNFLGGGNYDEGRHFAAWFDPHPKPSYLFALVAGDLGVVEDSFTTMSGREVALKIYVEHGKEPRATYAMDALKRSMKWDEERFGREYDLDIFMIVAVSDFNMGAMENKGLNVFNDKYVLADPETATDADYANIERIIAHEYFHNWTGNRITCRDWFQLCLKEGLTVYRDQEFSSDMRSRAVKRIADVRHLKSEQFPEDGGPLAHPPRPDKYREINNFYTTTVYEKGAEITGMIATILGEDGFRKGTDLYFERHDGDAATVEDFVKCFEDATGRDLTQFFRWYIQAGTPLVSASTSYDAAKATFTLSLEQTVAPTPGQSRKQPLHIPLSTALILDNGQLATPSKVEGGEFKDGVLHLTERSQSFTFSGISSRPVLSINRGFSAPINLHLEQSSDDLIQIARHETDLFSRWQALTALALPNLIAATQAVRSGNEVSVDPAFISTLIEIAGNDEFEPAFRAQALALPSEADVAREMGKDNDPDAIHKARNAVMGAVAKAGIETFKRLFSSFEEKRDYSPDAASAGGRSLRNIAMSYLSYAEETPDRAAQTFANASNMTDLAHSLSVLTQRFPDSAEASEALAAFETRFADNALVMDKWFALQAAIPGDGALARITSLMASKHFIATNPNRVRSLIGTFAFGNPTGFNRADGKAYDFLAEQIISIDKRNPQLAARILTSMRSWRSLEAVRADHARAALGTIERSAGLSTDVRDIVERMLKG, translated from the coding sequence ATGCGAACAGATACGGGTCAGATTGTTCAGTTGGCGGATTATCGCCCAACGGATTTCGTGCTTGAACGGGTTGACCTCACATTCGAACTGGACCCACAAAATACCAAGGTAGAAGCGCGGCTGATCTTTCACCGCCGCGAGGGCGCGGACAAGGCTTCGCCGCTTATCCTCGATGGCGACGAGCTGACGCTTTCGAGCCTGCTTCTCGACCAGATCGAGATACCTAAGACGCAATATGACGTCACGCCAGAACGACTGACCATTCGCGATCTGCCGGAAGAGGCCCCCTTCGAGATCTGCGTGACCAATTATATCAATCCGGAAAGCAACACCCAGTTGATGGGTCTTTACCGCACCAACGGCGTCTACTGCACGCAGTGCGAGGCCGAAGGTTTCCGCCGCATTACCTATTTTCCAGACCGTCCCGACGTGCTGGCACCCTACACGATCACCATCATCGCGGCCAAGGAAGGCAATCCGCTCCTCCTGTCGAACGGCAATTTCCTTGGCGGCGGCAATTACGACGAAGGCCGCCATTTCGCTGCCTGGTTCGATCCGCATCCGAAGCCGAGCTATCTCTTCGCGCTCGTTGCCGGTGACCTTGGTGTTGTCGAGGACAGCTTCACCACGATGTCCGGTCGCGAGGTGGCGCTGAAGATTTATGTCGAGCATGGCAAGGAGCCGCGCGCGACCTACGCGATGGACGCGCTGAAACGCTCCATGAAGTGGGACGAAGAACGCTTTGGCCGGGAATACGATCTCGACATCTTCATGATCGTCGCCGTGTCCGACTTCAACATGGGCGCGATGGAGAACAAGGGCCTCAACGTCTTCAACGACAAATATGTTCTGGCCGATCCGGAAACTGCCACCGACGCCGACTATGCCAATATAGAGCGCATTATCGCGCACGAGTATTTCCACAACTGGACGGGCAACCGCATTACCTGCCGCGACTGGTTTCAGCTCTGCCTCAAGGAAGGCCTGACCGTCTACCGCGACCAGGAATTTTCCTCCGACATGCGTTCGCGGGCGGTCAAGCGTATCGCCGATGTCCGCCACTTGAAGTCTGAGCAGTTTCCCGAAGATGGCGGTCCGCTGGCCCATCCTCCCCGTCCCGACAAATATCGCGAAATCAACAACTTCTATACGACCACGGTCTATGAGAAGGGTGCCGAAATCACCGGCATGATCGCAACAATCCTGGGAGAAGACGGCTTCCGCAAGGGAACCGACCTCTATTTCGAGCGTCATGACGGCGATGCGGCGACGGTTGAAGATTTCGTCAAGTGCTTCGAAGACGCGACTGGACGCGATCTGACCCAGTTCTTCCGCTGGTATATCCAGGCCGGAACGCCGCTCGTCAGCGCCTCCACCTCTTATGATGCAGCAAAGGCGACCTTCACGCTGTCGCTGGAACAGACGGTTGCACCGACGCCCGGCCAGAGCCGCAAGCAGCCGCTGCACATTCCGCTTTCGACCGCACTCATTCTGGATAACGGCCAGCTCGCCACGCCGAGCAAGGTTGAAGGCGGCGAGTTCAAGGACGGTGTCCTGCATCTGACGGAACGCAGCCAGAGCTTCACCTTCTCCGGCATTTCGTCGCGCCCGGTTCTATCGATCAACCGCGGTTTCTCTGCCCCAATCAATCTGCATCTGGAGCAATCGTCAGACGACCTGATCCAGATCGCCCGTCACGAGACCGACCTCTTCTCGCGCTGGCAGGCCCTGACAGCCCTTGCCCTGCCCAACCTGATTGCGGCAACGCAGGCCGTCCGGTCCGGCAACGAGGTCAGCGTCGATCCGGCCTTCATCTCGACGCTGATCGAGATCGCCGGCAATGATGAGTTCGAACCAGCCTTCCGTGCCCAGGCGCTGGCGCTGCCGAGCGAAGCGGATGTGGCCCGCGAGATGGGCAAGGATAATGATCCCGACGCCATTCACAAAGCGCGCAACGCTGTTATGGGTGCGGTCGCGAAAGCCGGCATCGAAACCTTCAAGCGCCTCTTCTCAAGCTTCGAAGAAAAACGCGATTATTCGCCGGATGCCGCAAGTGCCGGAGGCCGTTCTCTGCGCAATATCGCAATGAGCTATCTGTCCTATGCGGAAGAGACGCCCGACCGCGCCGCGCAGACCTTTGCCAATGCTTCGAACATGACTGACCTCGCGCATTCTCTGAGCGTCTTGACCCAGCGGTTCCCGGACTCCGCCGAAGCGTCCGAGGCGCTGGCGGCGTTCGAAACGCGCTTTGCCGATAATGCTCTGGTGATGGACAAGTGGTTTGCGCTTCAGGCCGCTATTCCGGGAGACGGCGCCCTAGCACGCATCACGTCCCTGATGGCGTCCAAGCACTTCATCGCCACCAATCCAAACCGCGTCCGCTCGCTGATCGGCACCTTCGCCTTCGGCAACCCAACGGGCTTCAATCGTGCGGATGGCAAGGCTTACGACTTCCTGGCCGAGCAGATCATATCCATCGACAAGCGCAATCCGCAACTCGCAGCACGCATTTTGACCTCCATGCGCTCTTGGCGATCGCTCGAGGCGGTTCGCGCCGATCATGCGCGTGCTGCCCTCGGCACGATCGAGCGTAGCGCGGGGCTCTCAACCGACGTGCGCGACATTGTCGAACGTATGCTGAAGGGCTGA
- a CDS encoding DMT family transporter, whose amino-acid sequence MSADTYSPVRGILLKLTSVAFFLVMQTCIKAAGPDVPAGQITFFRSAFAILPIILYLAWLRSLTRAFHTSNLFGHFKRGFLGILSMMCGFYGLTLLPLPEFIAIGYASPLMSVVFAALMLNETVRIYRWSAVVVGMMGVVIILWPKMTLLQNGGLEAGESIGALAVLFGAVLGGLAMVQVRQLVVTERTPTIVLYFSLTGTLISALSMPFGWEWLSMQQAVLLVSAGIAGGIAQILLTESYRHAEVSTIAPFEYSSILLGIGVSYILFGDVPTFTMLLGTSIVISAGIFIIFREHQLGLQRKAARKASTPSG is encoded by the coding sequence ATGAGTGCAGACACATACAGTCCCGTGAGGGGCATTCTCCTCAAACTCACATCCGTCGCATTCTTTCTCGTCATGCAGACCTGCATCAAAGCCGCCGGACCGGATGTTCCTGCGGGACAGATCACCTTCTTCCGCTCGGCTTTTGCCATCCTTCCGATCATTCTCTATCTGGCCTGGCTTCGCAGCCTCACACGTGCTTTCCACACGAGCAATCTGTTCGGCCACTTCAAGCGCGGCTTTCTGGGCATTCTGTCGATGATGTGCGGCTTCTATGGCCTGACCTTGCTGCCGCTGCCGGAATTCATCGCAATCGGGTATGCCTCACCGTTGATGTCCGTGGTCTTTGCCGCCCTGATGCTGAACGAAACGGTGCGTATCTACCGCTGGTCAGCGGTCGTTGTCGGCATGATGGGGGTTGTCATCATCCTGTGGCCGAAGATGACGCTGTTGCAGAATGGCGGGCTCGAGGCAGGCGAAAGCATTGGCGCTCTGGCAGTCCTGTTTGGTGCAGTGCTCGGTGGATTGGCGATGGTCCAAGTGCGCCAATTGGTCGTGACAGAACGCACGCCGACGATCGTGCTGTATTTCTCGCTGACGGGCACGCTGATTTCAGCCTTGAGTATGCCGTTCGGTTGGGAATGGTTGAGTATGCAGCAGGCCGTTCTTTTGGTTTCCGCAGGCATCGCTGGCGGTATAGCCCAAATTCTGCTGACAGAAAGCTACCGTCACGCGGAAGTATCGACGATCGCACCCTTCGAATATAGTTCGATCCTGCTTGGCATTGGTGTTTCCTATATTCTTTTCGGCGATGTGCCGACCTTCACGATGCTGCTCGGAACCAGCATCGTCATTTCAGCAGGTATCTTCATCATCTTCCGCGAGCACCAGTTGGGGCTTCAGCGTAAAGCAGCGCGCAAGGCCTCAACACCATCCGGTTGA
- a CDS encoding uracil-DNA glycosylase has translation MISAQDLSPAELAALLHFHADAGVDWLLEDEPLDRFAEFAASRQARAPQRSSEPQQPEARSAPQQASPSARQSTRAPAPAPAAAVNVALPDDQAIASARFAAESARSLAELKTALESFNGCNLKNSARNTVFAEGNPSSGIMVIGPMPDADDDREGTPFTGKTGLLLDRMLAAIGLDRTKLMLTNVVPWRPPGNRSPSGPEMEICRPFIERQIALAEPKALLLLGNFTARFFFGGSGTIHTLRGQWRDVAVGAEKAPAIATLHPQELLNAPASKSLAWNDLLAFKACLRDL, from the coding sequence ATGATCTCGGCACAGGACCTTTCCCCGGCAGAACTGGCTGCACTTCTGCATTTCCATGCAGATGCTGGCGTCGACTGGTTGCTGGAAGACGAGCCACTGGACCGCTTTGCCGAGTTTGCAGCAAGCCGTCAGGCGCGTGCGCCACAAAGAAGCAGCGAACCGCAACAGCCTGAGGCGCGAAGCGCGCCGCAGCAGGCTTCACCCTCTGCGCGGCAATCTACTCGCGCACCCGCGCCTGCTCCTGCGGCGGCGGTCAACGTTGCACTGCCTGACGATCAGGCGATCGCTTCGGCACGTTTCGCGGCCGAAAGCGCGCGGTCTCTTGCCGAATTGAAGACTGCGCTGGAAAGTTTCAACGGCTGCAATCTGAAAAACAGTGCCCGCAACACGGTGTTTGCCGAAGGCAACCCCTCCTCCGGCATCATGGTCATCGGCCCGATGCCGGATGCCGATGACGATCGGGAAGGCACTCCGTTTACCGGAAAGACCGGACTCCTTCTCGACCGCATGCTGGCGGCGATCGGGCTTGATCGCACCAAGCTGATGCTGACCAATGTCGTCCCTTGGCGTCCGCCGGGCAACCGCTCGCCGTCGGGTCCGGAGATGGAAATCTGCCGTCCTTTCATCGAGCGACAGATCGCTCTGGCCGAGCCGAAAGCACTGTTGCTTCTCGGCAACTTTACAGCGCGTTTTTTCTTTGGCGGCTCTGGAACGATCCATACGCTCCGGGGGCAGTGGCGTGATGTCGCAGTTGGCGCAGAGAAAGCCCCTGCTATTGCAACGCTGCACCCGCAAGAGCTTTTAAATGCCCCGGCAAGTAAGTCGTTGGCTTGGAACGATTTATTGGCTTTTAAGGCGTGTTTGCGCGATTTATGA
- a CDS encoding Hsp70 family protein produces the protein MTRTLGLDFGTTNTVMALSETGSSSHSMRFTSSAGTTDSMRTALSFMKDKGLGAAALHVEAGQAAIQQFIENAGECRFLQSIKTFAASSLFQGTLIYAKRQSFEDLMEVFLRKLKTYAGDEWKDDVSTVIAGRPVRFAGSNPDEALALARYNEALTRSGFPEIHYVYEPVAAAYYFAQSLKTDANVLVADFGGGTTDYSLIRFETHGGKLSATPIGHSGVGVAGDHFDFRMIDNLVSPEIGKGSKFKSFDKVLDVPSGYYVNFGRWNQLSIFKTSREFSDLKSLLRSALEPEKLELFVELVEHDEGYPLYQAISATKMALSSQKEAEFNFSPLGAAGKKMVKRSDFDQWIADDLAKIEEALDEVLTKTNTAPQAIDKVFLTGGTSFVPAVRQLFTRRFDADKIESGGELLSIAHGLAMIGESGDIARWTA, from the coding sequence ATGACACGGACACTCGGGCTTGATTTTGGCACGACCAACACAGTTATGGCGCTGTCCGAAACTGGCAGCAGCAGCCACTCGATGCGCTTCACTTCCAGTGCCGGAACGACAGACAGCATGCGTACCGCCCTCTCCTTCATGAAGGACAAGGGGCTGGGTGCAGCAGCGCTTCATGTCGAGGCAGGCCAGGCTGCCATCCAGCAATTCATCGAGAACGCTGGCGAGTGCCGCTTCCTGCAATCGATCAAGACATTCGCCGCCTCTTCGCTGTTCCAAGGCACGCTGATCTATGCCAAGCGCCAGAGCTTCGAAGATCTGATGGAGGTGTTTCTGCGCAAGTTGAAGACCTATGCAGGCGATGAATGGAAGGACGATGTATCGACTGTGATCGCCGGTCGCCCCGTGCGTTTCGCCGGCTCCAATCCCGATGAAGCACTGGCGCTTGCCCGCTACAATGAAGCACTTACGCGCTCGGGCTTTCCTGAAATCCATTATGTCTATGAGCCGGTGGCAGCGGCCTATTACTTCGCGCAGAGCTTGAAGACGGATGCCAATGTCCTGGTGGCGGATTTCGGCGGCGGCACCACCGACTACTCGCTGATCCGCTTCGAAACGCATGGCGGCAAGCTTTCCGCAACGCCCATCGGCCATTCGGGCGTTGGCGTTGCGGGCGATCATTTCGACTTCCGCATGATCGACAATCTGGTTTCGCCGGAAATCGGCAAGGGCAGCAAGTTCAAGAGCTTCGACAAGGTTCTGGATGTACCATCCGGCTACTACGTCAATTTCGGTCGCTGGAATCAGCTGTCGATCTTCAAGACTTCCAGAGAGTTTTCCGATCTGAAGTCGCTGCTGCGCTCGGCGCTTGAACCGGAAAAGCTAGAGCTCTTCGTTGAACTGGTCGAGCATGATGAGGGATACCCCCTCTACCAGGCAATCTCTGCCACCAAGATGGCGCTTTCGTCCCAGAAAGAGGCAGAGTTCAACTTCTCGCCGCTTGGCGCGGCAGGTAAGAAGATGGTCAAGCGGTCCGACTTCGATCAATGGATTGCCGACGATCTCGCCAAGATCGAAGAGGCACTGGACGAGGTTCTGACAAAGACAAACACGGCTCCTCAAGCCATCGACAAGGTCTTCCTGACGGGCGGCACCTCGTTCGTTCCTGCCGTGCGGCAGCTCTTCACTCGCCGTTTCGATGCCGACAAGATCGAAAGCGGCGGCGAACTTCTTTCCATCGCCCATGGTCTGGCGATGATTGGCGAAAGCGGCGACATTGCGCGCTGGACGGCGTAA
- a CDS encoding LysR family transcriptional regulator: protein MVRPHLPLNALRAFEAAARHLSFTRAAIELCVTQTAISHQVKLLEDRLGAALFKRLPRGLMITDEGLALLPTLRDSFDRMADILQRFEDGHLQEVLSVGAVGTFAVGWLLPRLTEFQDLYPFIDIRLSTNNNRVDIAAEGLDFAIRFGNGAWHDTEAEELFSAPLSALCIPSIATRLKTPHDVTQQTLLRSYRADEWPDWFSEAGVPAPRLKGIVFDSSVPMVEAALQGAGIALAPPLMFQRHLSSGDLVQPFPVYVSKGCYWLTRLKSRAVTNAMATFAAWLKDKAAGMKEHA from the coding sequence ATGGTTCGCCCTCACCTTCCGCTCAACGCGCTGCGCGCCTTTGAAGCCGCGGCCCGACACCTGAGTTTCACCCGTGCGGCCATCGAGCTTTGCGTGACGCAGACCGCGATCAGCCATCAGGTCAAATTACTGGAGGACCGCCTTGGTGCGGCGCTCTTCAAACGTCTGCCGCGGGGTTTGATGATCACCGATGAGGGGTTGGCGCTTTTGCCGACGCTTCGCGATTCCTTCGACCGCATGGCCGATATCCTGCAGCGTTTTGAGGATGGGCATCTTCAGGAAGTGCTCAGCGTCGGTGCGGTCGGGACGTTTGCCGTCGGCTGGCTGCTCCCTCGCCTCACTGAGTTCCAGGACCTTTATCCCTTCATCGATATCCGCCTCTCCACCAACAACAACCGCGTCGATATCGCTGCAGAAGGCCTCGACTTCGCGATCCGCTTCGGCAACGGCGCCTGGCACGACACCGAGGCGGAAGAGTTGTTTTCCGCACCACTCTCTGCGCTCTGCATCCCGTCAATCGCCACGCGCCTCAAAACCCCTCACGACGTCACGCAGCAGACGTTGCTGCGCTCCTACCGTGCCGACGAATGGCCGGACTGGTTTTCCGAGGCCGGCGTTCCCGCGCCTCGACTGAAGGGTATCGTCTTCGACTCCTCAGTGCCCATGGTCGAAGCGGCCCTTCAGGGGGCTGGCATCGCGCTTGCTCCACCCCTGATGTTTCAACGTCATCTCTCCTCGGGCGATCTTGTCCAACCGTTTCCGGTCTATGTGTCAAAGGGCTGTTACTGGCTGACGAGGCTGAAGTCGCGCGCCGTCACCAATGCCATGGCCACCTTTGCCGCATGGCTGAAAGACAAGGCTGCGGGAATGAAGGAGCACGCGTGA
- the blaOXA gene encoding class D beta-lactamase gives MGFSSMEAKAAEKLHCTVVLDAESGTVLHRDGTCDKAFAPQSSFKIPLAVMGYDAGILKDATNPRWNYKTEWKRPKREQKSVDPTIWERDSIVWYSQEITRRLGKAKFADYVQRFSYGNADVRGVAGQTDGLTESWLMSSLKISGDQQVDFVRRFVTGKLPVSKEAIAKTEAVIPLFSAADGWQVHGKTGSGRMRTKANTYDGDWWLGWFVGWAQKGERKVVFASLKIEDWKSQEPISFATRDALIADLPKLVK, from the coding sequence ATGGGATTTTCTTCGATGGAAGCCAAAGCGGCTGAAAAGCTGCATTGCACCGTCGTTCTGGACGCCGAAAGCGGGACTGTTCTGCACCGCGACGGCACGTGCGACAAGGCTTTCGCTCCGCAATCCAGTTTCAAAATCCCGCTCGCTGTCATGGGTTATGATGCGGGAATTCTCAAGGATGCGACCAATCCGCGGTGGAACTACAAGACGGAATGGAAAAGACCGAAGCGCGAACAGAAATCTGTCGATCCGACGATCTGGGAGCGGGATTCCATCGTCTGGTATTCGCAGGAAATCACCCGTCGATTGGGCAAGGCCAAGTTTGCTGACTATGTTCAGCGCTTCTCTTATGGCAATGCCGACGTCCGCGGGGTTGCTGGACAGACGGATGGCCTCACGGAATCCTGGCTGATGTCATCGCTGAAGATTTCTGGCGATCAACAGGTAGACTTCGTGCGTCGCTTCGTCACCGGAAAACTGCCCGTCTCCAAGGAGGCGATTGCGAAAACGGAAGCCGTCATCCCGCTATTTTCAGCGGCAGACGGATGGCAGGTTCACGGCAAGACGGGATCGGGGCGCATGCGCACCAAGGCCAACACCTATGATGGCGACTGGTGGCTCGGCTGGTTCGTCGGTTGGGCGCAGAAGGGAGAACGCAAGGTCGTGTTCGCCAGCCTCAAAATCGAGGATTGGAAAAGCCAAGAGCCTATCAGTTTCGCGACTCGCGATGCGCTGATCGCCGACCTGCCGAAGCTCGTCAAATAA
- a CDS encoding SDR family oxidoreductase yields the protein MDLGISGKRALVLASSRGLGLGIATALAKEGVNVLMVGRSGEKLDANAKAINALGKGKADWVWGDLGEENFVPSMIEAVKTKLGGIDILVNNTGGPTPGLAQDITPEKLDTFFQSMVLRVITLTNALVPKMKEQGWGRILTVASSGVFEPIPNLALSNTLRGALVGFNKTLSSEVAGFGITANMLLPGRIHTDRIDELDGANAKRLGKSMDEVREASVKSIPAGRLGTVEEFAAAGAFLCSQPASYITGTMLHVDGGAAKSI from the coding sequence ATGGATTTGGGTATTTCCGGCAAGCGCGCATTGGTTCTGGCCTCGTCTCGCGGCCTCGGTCTCGGCATCGCGACGGCGCTGGCAAAAGAAGGCGTCAACGTGCTCATGGTCGGACGCAGCGGCGAAAAGCTGGACGCCAACGCCAAGGCGATTAACGCGCTCGGCAAGGGCAAGGCGGATTGGGTCTGGGGCGATCTCGGCGAAGAAAACTTCGTGCCATCCATGATCGAAGCGGTGAAGACGAAGCTTGGCGGCATCGACATTCTCGTCAACAACACAGGCGGCCCGACACCGGGTCTGGCGCAGGACATCACCCCCGAAAAGCTGGATACGTTCTTTCAATCCATGGTGTTACGGGTCATCACCCTGACCAACGCACTCGTGCCAAAGATGAAGGAGCAAGGCTGGGGCCGCATTCTGACCGTAGCCTCGTCCGGCGTGTTCGAGCCCATTCCAAATCTCGCGCTCTCCAACACGCTGCGCGGCGCGCTTGTCGGCTTCAATAAGACACTGTCCAGTGAAGTCGCGGGTTTCGGCATCACCGCCAACATGCTGCTGCCCGGACGCATCCACACCGATCGCATTGATGAACTGGACGGCGCAAACGCTAAACGCCTTGGTAAGAGCATGGACGAGGTTCGCGAGGCCTCGGTCAAGAGCATACCCGCGGGTAGGCTTGGTACGGTGGAAGAATTCGCTGCCGCAGGCGCGTTCCTGTGCTCTCAGCCGGCCAGCTATATTACCGGCACCATGCTGCATGTGGATGGTGGAGCGGCAAAGTCGATCTGA
- a CDS encoding anti-phage deoxyguanosine triphosphatase, which translates to MWNERQKVENRKSDDARSESDIDYGRIIHSTSFRRLQSKTQILNLGDSDFYRTRLTHSLEVAQIAAGLVKHLRKAFPHHPVTAELPEHSLIQAIGSAHDLGHPPFGHGGEVALNYCMRVAANPDEAGRNGNGVITDIAKAGFEGNGQTLRILSRLETFSKANGANLTRRTLLGILKYPVAYSKAAHPARLPKLHDGPSTLRIIDTQASKPPKCYMDCETEVVDWVLDPLPQADRDLFQTVTQDDGKHAKSLHKSLDCTIMDVADDISYGVHDLEDAIAMQLISRDAFEKEVTADDCESFMAMLNKNHKDKRGNDVYREIVDGLFGNSGDRKMFISMLVGYFITDARFADDERFETPLLRHRVKLGGDRVRLLKAFQDVVRKHVIKSPRVQHMEFKGQGMVVAVFEALQSDPERLLPEDVFPLYEKSGGDLRIICDFVAGMTDGYLVRTYERLFSPGAGSVFDRL; encoded by the coding sequence GTGTGGAACGAGCGCCAGAAAGTCGAAAACCGCAAGAGTGACGACGCCCGCAGCGAAAGCGACATCGATTATGGGCGGATCATCCACTCCACCTCATTTCGACGACTGCAAAGCAAGACGCAGATCCTAAACCTCGGCGATAGTGACTTCTATCGCACGCGCCTGACGCATTCTCTGGAAGTGGCGCAAATCGCGGCTGGTCTGGTCAAGCATCTGCGCAAGGCCTTTCCTCATCATCCGGTGACGGCGGAACTGCCGGAGCATAGCCTCATCCAGGCGATCGGTAGCGCCCACGACCTTGGCCACCCGCCCTTCGGTCATGGCGGCGAGGTCGCGCTGAATTACTGCATGCGCGTGGCGGCAAATCCGGACGAAGCAGGGCGCAACGGCAATGGCGTCATTACCGACATCGCCAAAGCGGGCTTCGAAGGAAACGGCCAGACTTTACGCATTCTCAGCCGCCTTGAGACATTTTCAAAAGCCAATGGCGCCAACCTCACGCGGCGCACTCTGCTGGGTATTCTGAAGTACCCCGTCGCCTATTCGAAAGCGGCCCATCCCGCGCGCCTGCCAAAACTGCATGACGGTCCTTCGACGCTGCGCATCATCGACACGCAGGCCTCGAAGCCACCGAAATGTTACATGGATTGCGAAACGGAAGTGGTGGACTGGGTGCTCGATCCTCTGCCGCAGGCCGACCGTGATCTTTTCCAGACGGTGACGCAGGATGACGGAAAACACGCCAAGTCGCTGCACAAATCACTCGATTGCACCATCATGGATGTGGCAGACGATATCTCCTACGGGGTCCACGATCTTGAGGACGCGATCGCCATGCAGCTCATCAGCCGCGATGCCTTCGAGAAGGAGGTGACGGCGGATGACTGCGAGAGCTTCATGGCGATGCTCAATAAGAACCATAAGGATAAGCGCGGCAATGACGTCTATCGCGAAATCGTGGATGGGCTCTTCGGTAATAGCGGCGACCGCAAAATGTTTATCAGCATGCTGGTCGGCTATTTCATCACAGATGCACGCTTTGCCGACGACGAGCGGTTCGAAACGCCACTCTTGCGTCACCGTGTGAAGCTCGGAGGTGATCGTGTTCGACTGCTGAAGGCCTTTCAGGATGTGGTGCGCAAACATGTGATCAAAAGCCCGCGTGTCCAGCATATGGAGTTTAAGGGGCAGGGCATGGTCGTCGCTGTCTTCGAAGCGCTGCAGTCCGATCCTGAGCGCCTGCTACCGGAAGATGTCTTCCCGCTTTACGAAAAATCCGGCGGCGATCTGCGCATCATCTGCGACTTCGTTGCGGGTATGACGGACGGCTATCTCGTCAGAACCTATGAGCGACTGTTTTCACCGGGGGCGGGGTCCGTATTCGACAGGCTCTGA
- a CDS encoding cation diffusion facilitator family transporter, translating into MTEQSLLKLSIAVTVILASCGIAAGLYSGSFAVVFDGIYSLTDAFMTMLALMVARLIAASALPNPGGKLAERFTMGFWHLEPMVLGLNGTLLIGAAVYALINAIDSLMDGGRVIAFDYAIIVTFFTFAVSLGMAWFIRRKNRTLKSAFVALDAKSWLMSAMLSAALFVAFMGGYALSHSSHAWLASYTDPAVLALVCLVIIPMPFANVKQALADILLVTPTEFKLHVDKVAKEVVEKFGFSSHYSYVARVGRGRQIELFFIVPKNAPARRLEEWDAIRDQIGEALGGEGHDRWLTIMFTTDEEWAI; encoded by the coding sequence ATGACCGAACAATCACTGCTCAAGCTTTCGATCGCCGTCACCGTGATCCTAGCGTCGTGCGGGATTGCGGCTGGTCTTTATTCCGGCTCCTTCGCCGTCGTCTTCGATGGCATCTACTCGCTGACCGATGCCTTCATGACCATGCTGGCGCTGATGGTGGCGCGTTTGATCGCCGCCTCGGCGCTGCCCAATCCAGGCGGCAAGCTGGCGGAACGCTTCACCATGGGTTTCTGGCATTTGGAGCCGATGGTCCTTGGTTTGAATGGCACGCTCTTGATAGGGGCCGCAGTCTATGCGCTCATCAATGCGATCGACAGCCTGATGGATGGCGGCCGTGTGATCGCGTTCGATTATGCGATCATCGTCACCTTCTTCACCTTTGCCGTCTCGCTTGGAATGGCATGGTTCATTCGGCGGAAAAACCGGACGCTGAAATCCGCCTTCGTCGCGCTCGACGCCAAAAGCTGGCTGATGAGCGCCATGTTGAGTGCAGCACTTTTCGTCGCCTTTATGGGCGGTTATGCCTTGTCTCACTCTTCCCATGCTTGGCTAGCATCCTACACCGACCCGGCCGTGCTGGCGCTCGTCTGCCTCGTCATCATCCCGATGCCTTTCGCCAATGTGAAGCAGGCGCTGGCCGACATCCTGCTGGTCACGCCGACCGAGTTCAAACTGCATGTGGATAAGGTCGCGAAGGAAGTCGTTGAGAAATTTGGCTTTTCCTCGCATTATTCCTATGTCGCACGCGTGGGGCGCGGTCGACAGATTGAACTCTTCTTCATTGTGCCGAAAAACGCACCCGCCCGTCGCCTGGAAGAATGGGACGCCATTCGCGACCAAATCGGCGAGGCGCTGGGTGGAGAAGGACATGACCGCTGGCTCACCATCATGTTCACGACGGACGAGGAGTGGGCGATTTGA